One Candidatus Dormiibacterota bacterium genomic window carries:
- a CDS encoding ABC transporter permease — protein sequence MINDSVLVVIAASAISYGTPLLFAALGELLAERSGVLNLGVEGMMLIGAVTGFWAVQTVGGPGWVSLLTAVVVAALAAAATSSIHAFLTITLRASQIVSGLALTIFAGASGLSSYIGHVANLGGKPARHEFDALNVLGLRDAPVIGPILFHQNALTYVSWMLVALTLFYLYRTRPGLHLRAVGESPGTADAMGVNVTAYRYIHVMIGGALAGIGGAFFSLAITPSWLDGMTSGAGWIAIALVIFAFWRPELALVGAYLFGAFSSLAFTLQARQVHLPPEVFGSLPYLMTIVVLVLVSTGWARRRLGAPASLGVPYVREER from the coding sequence GTGATCAACGACAGCGTGTTGGTGGTGATCGCGGCGTCGGCGATTTCATATGGAACGCCGCTGCTCTTTGCCGCCCTCGGGGAACTGCTGGCGGAACGTTCGGGTGTGCTGAACCTTGGCGTCGAGGGCATGATGCTGATCGGGGCGGTCACCGGCTTTTGGGCGGTGCAGACGGTGGGCGGCCCAGGCTGGGTGAGCCTGCTCACCGCCGTCGTGGTGGCCGCGCTGGCGGCCGCCGCCACCAGCTCGATCCACGCCTTCCTGACGATCACGCTGCGGGCGAGCCAGATCGTGTCCGGCCTGGCCCTCACCATCTTCGCCGGTGCCAGCGGGCTTTCCTCATACATCGGCCACGTGGCGAATCTTGGCGGCAAGCCTGCCCGCCACGAGTTCGACGCCCTCAACGTCCTCGGGCTTCGCGACGCGCCGGTGATCGGACCGATCCTGTTCCATCAGAATGCCCTGACGTACGTGTCTTGGATGCTGGTCGCGCTGACCCTCTTCTACCTCTACCGAACTCGACCCGGCTTACACCTGCGAGCAGTTGGCGAGTCGCCTGGGACCGCGGACGCGATGGGCGTCAACGTGACGGCCTACCGCTACATCCACGTGATGATCGGCGGGGCGCTGGCGGGGATCGGCGGGGCGTTTTTCAGCCTGGCCATCACCCCCAGCTGGCTCGACGGTATGACGTCCGGTGCCGGCTGGATCGCGATCGCGCTGGTGATCTTCGCCTTCTGGCGTCCGGAGCTGGCCCTGGTCGGCGCGTACCTCTTTGGCGCCTTCTCGAGCCTCGCGTTCACCCTGCAGGCGCGTCAGGTGCATCTGCCGCCGGAGGTCTTTGGCTCGCTCCCCTATCTGATGACGATCGTCGTGCTCGTCCTTGTGTCAACCGGCTGGGCCCGGCGTCGGCTCGGCGCTCCGGCGTCGCTCGGCGTTCCCTACGTCCGGGAGGAACGCTAG
- a CDS encoding LLM class flavin-dependent oxidoreductase yields MAELGRPVGIGLAARGDVREAAAWARRAEDLGLDSIWVHDSYFERDPITYLSAMGMETRRIGLGAGALNPYTRHPVVVAMTMSALDDLAPRRVTLALGSGLPLRLAQMAIPYDDTVARVSESIDQIRRLWNGQPLTLNDKVPPLQPMFQPPHRIPIYIAAYRTPFLDLCGEKADGYLARPAESLPAFQKMRARVLESASAHGRSASDIDFRGYLLCLFDSSRQEALNRAKREPFVIYMISVLSDISMKRAGFDPALRSQIATAWRAEDYHRAGELIPDELLDAFILCGSVKDVAARAAAYHDAGMDVPLLQPILQETAQVDAVLDAAVAYASESVTAATAPSLPSPRGGGKERPGIGRRLGGAWEVVRPFSFTASVLPVSVGGAIALSQGRMHWPLFVAALLGALGLHIETNVINEIYDVRHGIDSITSPRMSMAILKGRITERDAFVVAWSGFILALLMGIFLLLQRGWPIVLLGLIGFIGGYFYTAPPFQYKYRALGLPLVFLLMGPLMVVGSYFAVTGAFDPNLLIVSLPVGLLVTAILHGNEWRDVAEDTRHGFTTFSAQVGREAAHWVYVMLVLGAYVAVGLAVMVGALPKLALLTLFSLPLMALILRDAERGAEGHLRAIAMIDLMTARLHSAFGVLLLVGLVAGSAVR; encoded by the coding sequence ATGGCAGAGCTTGGCCGCCCAGTCGGAATCGGGCTAGCGGCCCGGGGCGACGTGCGCGAAGCCGCGGCATGGGCGCGCCGGGCGGAGGACCTCGGCCTCGATTCCATCTGGGTCCACGACAGCTATTTCGAGCGCGATCCCATTACCTACCTGAGCGCGATGGGGATGGAAACGCGCCGCATCGGACTGGGTGCCGGCGCCCTCAACCCGTACACCCGCCATCCGGTCGTGGTGGCGATGACGATGTCGGCCCTCGATGATCTCGCGCCGCGCCGGGTCACGCTGGCCCTGGGAAGCGGCTTGCCGCTGCGGCTTGCGCAGATGGCGATCCCCTACGACGACACGGTCGCCCGCGTTTCGGAATCGATCGACCAGATCCGCCGGCTATGGAACGGCCAGCCGCTGACGCTCAATGACAAAGTCCCTCCGCTCCAACCGATGTTTCAACCGCCGCACCGGATCCCGATCTACATCGCGGCCTACCGCACACCCTTCCTGGACCTCTGCGGCGAGAAAGCCGACGGCTACCTGGCCCGTCCCGCGGAATCGCTGCCGGCCTTCCAGAAGATGCGCGCCCGCGTCCTCGAGAGTGCCTCGGCCCATGGTCGCTCGGCCAGCGACATCGATTTCCGTGGCTACCTCCTCTGCCTCTTCGACAGCAGCCGGCAGGAAGCGCTGAACCGGGCCAAGCGCGAGCCGTTCGTCATTTACATGATCTCAGTTCTCAGCGACATCTCGATGAAGCGCGCGGGATTCGACCCGGCGCTGCGCAGCCAGATCGCGACCGCCTGGCGAGCTGAGGATTATCACCGCGCTGGAGAACTGATCCCCGACGAGCTGCTGGACGCCTTCATCCTCTGTGGCTCCGTGAAAGACGTGGCGGCGCGTGCGGCTGCCTACCATGACGCCGGCATGGATGTTCCGCTGCTGCAGCCGATCCTGCAGGAGACGGCCCAGGTCGACGCGGTCCTCGACGCCGCGGTCGCCTACGCCTCTGAGTCGGTGACGGCCGCCACAGCCCCCTCCCTGCCCTCCCCCAGAGGGGGAGGGAAAGAAAGGCCCGGGATTGGTCGTAGGCTGGGCGGGGCCTGGGAGGTCGTCCGCCCGTTCAGCTTCACCGCATCGGTGTTGCCGGTCTCGGTGGGCGGCGCGATCGCGCTCAGCCAGGGACGGATGCACTGGCCGCTCTTCGTCGCCGCGTTGCTCGGGGCGCTCGGTTTGCATATCGAAACCAACGTGATCAACGAGATCTATGACGTTCGGCACGGAATCGACTCGATCACGTCTCCCCGGATGTCGATGGCGATCCTCAAGGGCCGGATCACCGAGCGCGATGCCTTCGTGGTCGCCTGGTCGGGATTCATCCTTGCCCTCCTGATGGGCATCTTCCTCCTGCTCCAGCGGGGCTGGCCCATCGTGCTGCTCGGATTGATCGGCTTCATCGGCGGCTACTTCTATACCGCCCCACCCTTCCAGTACAAGTACCGGGCGCTCGGTTTGCCTCTTGTCTTCCTCTTGATGGGGCCCCTGATGGTTGTGGGTTCATATTTCGCGGTGACCGGCGCCTTCGACCCGAACCTGCTGATCGTCTCGCTCCCGGTCGGACTGCTGGTGACGGCGATCCTGCACGGGAATGAGTGGCGCGACGTCGCGGAGGACACGCGGCACGGATTTACAACCTTCTCGGCCCAGGTCGGCCGGGAGGCGGCGCACTGGGTTTACGTGATGCTCGTTCTCGGGGCCTACGTCGCCGTCGGCCTGGCGGTGATGGTCGGCGCCCTGCCGAAGCTCGCGCTCCTCACGCTGTTCAGCCTGCCGCTGATGGCGTTGATCCTTCGTGATGCCGAGCGCGGAGCCGAGGGCCACCTGCGCGCGATCGCGATGATCGACCTCATGACGGCCCGCCTGCACAGCGCCTTCGGAGTCCTGCTGCTGGTCGGCCTGGTCGCGGGATCGGCAGTCCGCTGA
- a CDS encoding amidohydrolase family protein yields the protein MCQPAGPGVGSALRRRSAFPTSGRNARHAGTRDGQPHDRDAFIRQRLRRPADRQCWPGRVAHSDQPARQRGLKGRSITTPSAAGTHGSKELLAAGVNVCLGHDSVMDLWYPLGKADPLQAAFTLAHSGQMSGFEEIRTLIDMITVNGAGALGLTDYGLEPGCGADLVLFDAPTESDAVRLMAPGGASRLHAVRICSLRHYIQITPTRELQLGTSTQWGVWAGLAVMLVFGGASIWAAVTATDPAVAWIFGGGAAFCIGVAFLGAYVFGRQSTMFVEDGNLVARTPFSVRRVAIAEVSRLEVRLKRTRGGIAYRELVVVDQTGISRASILADDFSDSRIAHFAKAAGLRFKVD from the coding sequence TTGTGTCAACCGGCTGGGCCCGGCGTCGGCTCGGCGCTCCGGCGTCGCTCGGCGTTCCCTACGTCCGGGAGGAACGCTAGACATGCAGGGACGCGTGACGGCCAGCCACACGACCGCGATGCATTCATACGACAACGCCTACGCCGGCCGGCTGATCGTCAATGTTGGCCGGGCCGGGTTGCACATAGTGACCAACCCGCTCGACAACGCGGTCTCAAGGGTCGCTCGATCACTACACCATCCGCCGCGGGCACACATGGGTCAAAAGAGCTGCTCGCCGCCGGGGTCAATGTCTGCCTTGGCCACGACTCGGTGATGGATCTCTGGTACCCACTCGGCAAGGCCGACCCGCTCCAGGCGGCCTTCACCCTCGCCCACTCCGGGCAGATGTCAGGCTTCGAGGAGATACGGACGTTGATCGATATGATCACCGTCAACGGCGCGGGCGCGCTTGGGTTAACCGACTACGGGTTGGAGCCCGGCTGTGGGGCAGACCTGGTCCTCTTCGACGCACCGACCGAGAGCGACGCCGTCCGGCTGATGGCGCCCGGAGGAGCCAGTCGACTTCATGCCGTAAGGATCTGCAGCCTCCGTCATTACATCCAGATAACCCCAACGCGCGAACTCCAGTTAGGCACAAGCACCCAGTGGGGGGTGTGGGCCGGCCTGGCCGTCATGCTGGTTTTCGGCGGAGCGTCGATTTGGGCGGCGGTGACAGCGACCGATCCGGCCGTGGCCTGGATCTTCGGGGGCGGAGCAGCCTTTTGCATTGGAGTGGCGTTCCTTGGTGCTTACGTGTTTGGTCGACAATCAACGATGTTTGTTGAGGACGGAAACCTGGTCGCGCGTACCCCTTTCTCCGTTCGCAGAGTGGCGATTGCGGAGGTGTCCCGCCTGGAAGTCAGGCTGAAGCGAACCAGAGGAGGAATTGCCTACCGCGAACTGGTCGTCGTGGATCAGACTGGCATATCTCGCGCGAGCATTCTGGCGGACGATTTTTCTGACTCCAGGATTGCCCATTTCGCCAAAGCGGCGGGCCTCCGCTTCAAAGTGGACTAG
- a CDS encoding ubiquinone/menaquinone biosynthesis methyltransferase, translated as MNVGQEARADRIRQMFDQVAARYDARNRLFSADRDRAWRRRAARRAALRPGQTALDLCTGTGRLAHELLPYVGPSGRVIGIDFSPAMLELARQREPRVEYRLGDVTRLNEADGSVDAVTIAFGLRNLVDREAALREMFRVLRAGGRLVILEFAPPPRGLLMRAYRFYLSRVMPVVVGLRSGDEASAYRYLADTVQAFPRPAELAWQLEGLGFTVSVERMTVGIVALHVAVRRR; from the coding sequence ATGAACGTGGGGCAGGAGGCGCGGGCTGATCGAATCCGCCAGATGTTCGACCAGGTGGCCGCCCGATACGACGCTCGCAACCGGCTCTTCAGCGCGGACCGCGACCGCGCGTGGCGCCGCCGGGCCGCCCGCCGCGCGGCGCTTCGCCCGGGCCAGACGGCGCTCGACCTGTGCACCGGCACGGGCAGACTCGCCCATGAGCTCCTCCCGTATGTGGGTCCATCCGGCCGGGTAATCGGGATCGACTTCTCGCCCGCGATGCTAGAGCTGGCTCGCCAGCGTGAACCACGCGTCGAGTATCGCCTGGGTGACGTCACCCGGCTCAACGAGGCCGACGGCAGCGTCGATGCCGTCACCATCGCATTCGGCTTGCGCAACCTCGTCGACCGAGAGGCCGCGCTGCGCGAGATGTTTCGGGTCCTCCGCGCCGGCGGGCGCCTCGTCATCCTCGAGTTCGCTCCGCCGCCGCGTGGCTTGCTGATGCGCGCCTACCGCTTCTATCTCAGCCGTGTCATGCCGGTCGTCGTTGGCCTGCGAAGCGGCGACGAGGCGTCCGCGTACCGGTACCTGGCGGACACGGTGCAAGCCTTCCCCCGGCCGGCGGAGCTGGCGTGGCAGCTGGAGGGTCTGGGCTTTACGGTTTCGGTGGAGCGCATGACGGTCGGCATCGTCGCGCTCCATGTCGCGGTACGGCGGCGCTGA
- a CDS encoding ABC transporter permease — protein sequence MIRIERRLTGARWLVVAVPLGSLIGAAILSSMILFLTGHDPIATWARLLDRGFFASGAMSATLVSATPLLLTGLAAAAAFRMQTWNIGAEGQLYLGAIGASGIGIALSGQPALMIIPAMVVAGLAAGAAWAAIPGVLRAYTRTNEIITSLMLNYVAGLLMSYLIFDSHSYWRDLSSFTARVFPQGKYLSEAGSWPSFVIGGIVIPLGLLLGMVAAAFLWLVYTATRFGFEARVIGDSRAAAHYAGIRTRRKIVAVMALSGALAGLGGASEIGDFRHVLDPRGLQQASFGYGGIVVAALARLNPFAVIVVAILLGGLSNAGFSLQGATFPAGLVGTLQGLILFCALGGELLVHYRIRIGRPTRKAPQLGPAGVA from the coding sequence GTGATCCGGATCGAGCGACGACTGACCGGGGCACGCTGGCTGGTGGTGGCGGTGCCGCTGGGATCACTAATCGGCGCGGCAATTCTGTCCAGCATGATCCTGTTCCTGACCGGGCACGATCCGATCGCAACCTGGGCACGGTTGCTGGATCGCGGGTTCTTTGCCAGCGGCGCGATGAGCGCCACCCTCGTGAGTGCCACCCCGCTATTGTTGACCGGTCTCGCCGCCGCCGCAGCCTTCCGGATGCAGACCTGGAACATCGGCGCCGAGGGCCAGCTCTATCTCGGCGCGATCGGCGCATCCGGGATCGGCATCGCGCTATCCGGCCAGCCTGCGCTGATGATCATTCCAGCTATGGTCGTCGCAGGATTGGCCGCCGGCGCGGCCTGGGCGGCCATCCCGGGCGTGTTGCGAGCGTACACCCGGACCAACGAAATCATCACCTCGCTGATGCTCAACTACGTGGCCGGGCTGCTCATGAGCTACCTGATCTTCGACAGCCATTCCTACTGGCGTGATCTGTCCAGCTTCACGGCTCGGGTGTTTCCGCAGGGTAAGTACCTCTCGGAGGCCGGCAGCTGGCCGAGCTTTGTAATCGGGGGAATCGTCATCCCGCTTGGCTTGCTGCTCGGCATGGTGGCAGCGGCATTCCTATGGCTCGTCTACACCGCGACCCGGTTCGGGTTCGAAGCCCGTGTCATCGGTGACTCACGCGCCGCCGCACACTACGCCGGCATTCGAACCCGGCGGAAGATCGTTGCGGTGATGGCCCTATCCGGCGCGCTCGCCGGGCTTGGTGGCGCCAGCGAGATCGGTGACTTTCGGCATGTTCTCGATCCGCGCGGCCTTCAGCAGGCGAGCTTTGGCTACGGCGGGATCGTTGTTGCCGCGCTGGCGCGCCTCAATCCGTTTGCGGTGATCGTGGTTGCCATCTTGCTCGGCGGGCTGTCCAATGCCGGATTCAGCTTGCAGGGGGCTACCTTTCCGGCGGGGCTGGTCGGCACTCTGCAGGGTTTGATCCTGTTCTGCGCCCTGGGCGGTGAGCTGCTTGTCCACTATCGCATTCGGATCGGTCGTCCAACGAGGAAGGCGCCACAGCTGGGTCCGGCAGGGGTCGCGTGA
- the pgsA gene encoding CDP-diacylglycerol--glycerol-3-phosphate 3-phosphatidyltransferase: MASLWSAPNLLSFSRIVAAPILYVLIVSGGRYGYLAAAVLFVLASFTDTLDGEIARRSKQVSPFGIYLDTTADKILIAVLLVALAAVHLAPGWMAAVIIAREFLVTGLRSYAAALGVVIPAGGWGKAKTIITIVALFLVLLEGDARQGGLLSSHTPPGSVLVSPAGPFTVGVWGLLIAVIWTVGSGLEYIREAIPLLTLGRPLADPVSGSGDEV, from the coding sequence GTGGCATCCCTCTGGTCGGCTCCCAACCTACTCAGCTTCTCCCGGATCGTCGCGGCTCCCATCCTCTACGTCCTGATCGTTTCGGGTGGCCGTTACGGCTACCTGGCGGCGGCGGTGCTCTTCGTGCTGGCGTCTTTCACCGACACGCTCGACGGTGAGATCGCACGGCGCAGCAAGCAGGTGTCACCATTCGGCATCTATCTCGACACGACCGCCGACAAGATCCTGATCGCGGTCCTGCTGGTCGCGCTCGCCGCGGTCCATCTGGCTCCGGGTTGGATGGCCGCGGTGATCATAGCCCGCGAATTCTTGGTGACGGGGCTGCGTAGCTACGCGGCAGCGCTCGGCGTCGTCATCCCCGCCGGTGGCTGGGGAAAGGCCAAGACCATCATTACGATCGTCGCTCTCTTCCTGGTTTTGCTCGAGGGCGACGCCCGCCAGGGTGGCTTGCTGAGCAGCCACACCCCGCCCGGCAGCGTACTGGTGAGCCCGGCGGGACCATTCACGGTGGGCGTGTGGGGGCTGCTGATCGCGGTGATCTGGACGGTGGGCTCCGGCCTGGAGTACATCCGCGAGGCAATTCCTCTGCTGACCCTTGGGCGCCCGCTGGCCGACCCGGTGAGCGGGTCCGGCGACGAGGTCTAG